A single genomic interval of Penicillium psychrofluorescens genome assembly, chromosome: 2 harbors:
- a CDS encoding uncharacterized protein (ID:PFLUO_003672-T1.cds;~source:funannotate) yields the protein MFWGSSNNSNKEQPKSNPDEPSAAADKKPPAHDRDEGFYDDLYSSYSVDSTETPYRYAAYTNRLRTILLSAHRYVAYTSDIGESFRPVAHPWLIRSAYGISWAYLLGDVGHEGYKAYLRNRRALAPPGDAYKDASEGEISSQGRILQGMATGNLGGPLNPQTQANGKELVPWPTAQIPLAEDYRLIMAKRAIFQGLASMGLPAFTIHSVVKYSGKMVKNMKNTMLRTWSPIGDKANLSKLGLAVVPFLPYFFDEPVEEAVEWTFRTALRAYGGEAAVRSLPASAHDTDSHESEKVSHAALLPWEEYKAERERARQVRKERGGEDAAGKEKKD from the exons ATGTTctggggcagcagcaacaataGCAACAAAGAACAACCAAAGTCCAACCCGGACGAACcctcagcagcagcagacaAGAAGCCGCCCGCGCACGACCGCGACGAGGGCTTTTACGATGACCTCTACTCCTCCTA CTCGGTCGACTCTACCGAAACCCCCTACCGCTACGCCGCGTACACCAACCGCCTCCGGACAATCCTCCTCTCCGCACACCGCTATGTAGCCTACACCTCAGACATCGGCGAGTCCTTCCGCCCAGTCGCACACCCATGGCTCATACGCTCCGCCTACGGCATCTCATGGGCATATCTGCTCGGAGACGTAGGACACGAAGGGTACAAGGCGTACCTGCGCAATCGGCGCGCGCTGGCCCCGCCAGGCGACGCGTATAAAGATGCGAGCGAAGGCGAGATTAGTTCCCAGGGACGAATCCTCCAAGGCATGGCGACGGGAAATCTGGGCGGGCCGTTGAACCCCCAAACCCAAGCCAATGGGAAAGAGCTTGTCCCGTGGCCGACGGCGCAGATCCCGCTCGCGGAGGATTATCGCTTAATTATGGCGAAGCGCGCGATCTTTCAGGGTCTTGCCTCTATGGGATTGCCGGCGTTCACGATCCATAGCGTGGTGAAGTATTCGGGGAAAATGGTGAAGAATATGAAGAATACGATGCTGCGCACTTGGTCTCCTATCGGG GACAAAGCTAACCTCTCCAagctcggcctcgccgtGGTACCCTTCCTCCCCTACTTCTTCGACGAGCCCGTCGAAGAAGCGGTGGAATGGACTTTCCGCACCGCTCTGCGGGCCTATGGCGGCGAAGCGGCCGTGCGCTCGTTGCCGGCTAGTGCACACGACACCGACAGCCATGAGAGCGAAAAGGTTAGTCACGCGGCTCTTCTCCCGTGGGAGGAGTACAAGGCTGAGCGCGAGCGGGCACGGCAGGTGCGCAAGGAGCGAGGTGGTGAGGACGCTGCtggaaaggagaagaaggattgA
- a CDS encoding uncharacterized protein (ID:PFLUO_003677-T1.cds;~source:funannotate): MSPPNTFTDASPSSNPASASASTRTSTSEVRSRPRRFVSLMDGDDDTSNSNISYNNDLQPLSSAISEIGAARSRGATPSPLSSRGVSPLPMIRPSRAPESFNRGVRNEITSGWNGSPKQSSSRAAVDFLDSSWSSLQSMASSVLGSDMGRIAPSGAAQGLSRRKLSRPDVNYNAPRSSSSTWGPSGRSTPEIGVGTKEERQAMVQAKKREALLLADTGPTANRNLRHKRRISEDFADQTPDPEHDEEALAYVHNVQATDSITGVTIKYGCQAAVFRKANGFWPNDDIQSRNTVLLPVDACTVKGRPAQPKDSVNLLNNSSYDPLEDPKGSSIVPPPTPSPARTTFSRTSESERNRTWKHESWVQIDGFPAPVEIGRIPRRSLGFFPRTRRKSIPYTDIEPSGSSRESSRLASPPGSPRSSAGKLPGTRPRDEQPKPTGPSYPTRPRHLRQRSSIQLTGTGVGTLDCTSTVPGPALDGLSRFFAQHMPTLAPPPPPANVRRSSFESASTVTSTTSTGLENIGGAFEGWVRKVTTRAKAGITELQQGSPNQRAYDRGRHTGIRGQGDLIELDDAYSLDGRNSPASFARVPTPDLQGGASSSSFRFASPSVSATSRSRATTGLGGGVGPASHTSERLKDD; encoded by the coding sequence ATGAGTCCCCCAAACACCTTTACCGATGCTTCCCCGAGCTCCAATCCCGCCAGCGCGAGCGCCAGCACCCGCACGTCCACCTCCGAGGTCCGGTCGCGTCCTCGCCGCTTCGTCTCGTTAatggatggggatgacgaTACCAGTAACAGCAATATCTCCTACAACAATGACTTGCAACCACTCTCCTCTGCCATTTCGGAAATTGGGGCCGCGAGGTCCCGCGGTGCAACTCCCTCGCCCTTGTCCTCCCGTGGTGTTTCGCCCCTACCTATGATACGCCCCTCCCGTGCCCCCGAATCGTTCAATCGCGGTGTCCGCAACGAAATCACCTCTGGTTGGAACGGATCGCCAAAACAGTCCTCCTCACGCGCGGCGGTGGACTTCTTGGACTCGTCGTGGTCATCCCTCCAGAGCATGGCATCTTCGGTATTAGGGAGCGACATGGGACGGATAGCACCAAGTGGTGCCGCCCAGGGACTTTCACGGAGGAAATTATCGAGGCCAGATGTAAACTATAACGCGCCGAGATCAAGCAGTTCAACATGGGGTCCTTCGGGGCGTTCAACCCCGGAAATCGGAGTGGGTACAAAGGAAGAACGACAAGCGATGGtgcaggcgaagaagcgcGAGGCTCTTTTACTTGCTGATACCGGTCCAACCGCGAACCGCAATCTTCGGCATAAACGAAGGATTTCCGAAGACTTTGCCGATCAGACGCCCGACCCAGAACATGACGAGGAGGCCTTGGCATACGTTCACAATGTACAAGCAACTGACAGTATCACGGGCGTGACGATTAAATATGGGTGTCAAGCTGCGGTCTTCCGCAAGGCGAACGGCTTCTGGCCCAATGATGACATCCAAAGCAGAAATACGGTTCTTTTACCGGTCGACGCATGCACAGTGAAAGGCCGACCCGCTCAACCCAAGGACAGTGTGAATCTTTTGAATAATTCGTCTTACGATCCACTCGAAGACCCCAAAGGCAGCTCTATTGtcccaccacccacacctTCTCCCGCACGAACAACTTTCTCTCGCACATCCGAGTCGGAACGAAATCGGACCTGGAAACATGAGTCTTGGGTGCAGATAGATGGCTTTCCTGCACCGGTGGAGATTGGCCGCATTCCTCGCAGGTCATTGGGATTCTTTCCTCGCACGCGGCGAAAATCGATCCCCTACACAGACATAGAGCCATCTGGCTCCTCTCGAGAAAGCTCCAGACTTGCCTCCCCGCCGGGGTCACCACGGTCTTCAGCAGGCAAGCTTCCGGGGACTCGACCCCGTGACGAGCAACCAAAGCCAACAGGCCCCTCATATCCTACCCGTCCACGACATCTCCGTCAGCGCAGTAGCATCCAGCTCACTGGTACGGGAGTGGGCACTCTTGATTGCACCTCAACCGTCCCAGGACCTGCTTTGGACGGTCTAAGCCGGTTCTTCGCACAACACATGCCAACGCTagctccacctccaccacccgccaACGTCCGAAGATCTTCCTTCGAGTCTGCATCAACAGTGACCTCCACCACATCAACCGGCCTCGAGAACATCGGCGGTGCCTTCGAAGGCTGGGTTCGAAAAGTCACTACTCGCGCCAAAGCTGGAATCACTGAGCTGCAACAAGGATCACCCAACCAGCGAGCGTACGATCGAGGCCGCCACACAGGCATCCGAGGCCAGGGCGATCTGATCGAGCTAGACGACGCTTACTCCTTGGATGGCCGGAATTCTCCTGCTTCCTTTGCCCGTGTACCAACACCCGACCTCCAAGGCGgcgcctcgtcctcgtccttccGCTTCGCCAGCCCCTCCGTGTCTGCGACGAGCAGGTCTCGCGCAACAACGGGTCTTGGAGGTGGAGTTGGGCCGGCTTCTCATACCTCCGAGCGTCTGAAAGATGACTGA
- a CDS encoding uncharacterized protein (ID:PFLUO_003676-T1.cds;~source:funannotate), translated as MVSSLSFLGSGLALASFVRAGFSPSSSSNVAVYWGQNSYDQSTGSLAQQNLAYYCSNTDIDVIPLAFMDGISPPITNFANAGNNCTAFADNPNLLNCTQIADDIETCQTTYGKTILLSLGGSTYTQGGWSSTTDAQNAAQTVWDMFGPQTGVAIDRPFGEAVVDGFDFDFESTVDNLPAFGAELRSLMDAATGKDYYLSAAPQCVFPDAADGSTLDAVAFDFVMVQFYNNFCEVSNFQTGSANQSDFNFDVWDTWAKSSPNPDVKVLLGIPANTGAAGAGYASGTLLQDAIAYSKQYSSFGGVMMWDMSQLYANSGFLDEVVSDLSASSPPTTTATTTLTTTTTTSSSGSNPTGSLVAQWGQCGGEGYTGPTQCESPYTCVSGGAYWSSCQ; from the exons ATGGTCTCCTCATTGAGCTTTCTCGGCTCAGGCCTGGCCCTGGCTTCCTTTGTTCGCGCTGGGTTTAGTCCTAGCTCATCTTCAAACGTTGCCGTATATTGGG GACAAAACTCGTACGATCAGTCTACCGGCTCGCTTGCCCAGCAGAATCTCGCCTACTACTGCTCCA ATACTGATATCGAT GTCATCCCCCTTGCATTCATGGACGGCATCTCTCCTCCTATTACGAACTTTGCCAACGCTGGAAACAACTGCACCGCATTTGCTGACAACCCCAATCTCCTGAACTGTACTCAGATTGC GGATGATATTGAGACCTGCCAGACAACCTACGGCAAGACGATTCTTCTGTCACTCGGAGGTTCTACGTACACTCAAGGAGGCTGGTCTTCCACAACTGATGCTCAAAATGCGGCGCAGACAGTTTGGGATATGTTCGGCCCCCAGACTGGGGTCGCGATTGACCGTCCTTTTGGAGAAGCTGTCGTCGATGGGTTTGATTTCGATTTTGAGTCAACAGTCGATAACCTGCCGGCATTTGGCGCCGAGCTTCGCAGCTTGATGGATGCTGCTACTGGAAAGGACTATTATCTGTCTGCGGCACCCCAGTGCGTCTTTCCCGATGCTGCTGATGGCTCGACTCTTGACGCCGTTGCTTTCGATTTTGTCATGGTGCAATTCTACAACAACTTTTGCGAAGTATCTAACTTCCAGACGGGATCTGCCAATCAGTCTGATTTCAATTTTGATGTGTGGGATACTTGGGCCAAGAGCAGCCCGAATCCCGACGTGAAGGTCCTTCTAGGTATTCCAGCTAACAccggcgctgctggtgccgGCTATGCGAGTGGAACTCTACTCCAGGATGCTATTGCTTATTCGAAGCAGTATAGTAGCTTTGGAGGAGTCATGATGTGGGATATGTCGCAGCTCTACGCCAATAGCGGTTTCCTCGACGAGGTTGTCAGTGATCTTAGTGCCTCCAGCCCTCCCACTACAACTGCAACTACAACTTTaactacaacaacaacgacgTCGAGCTCCGGCTCCAACCCTACTGGGAGCCTCGTTGCTCAATGGGGCCAGTGTGGCGGAGAGGGATATACTGGTCCTACCCAGTGCGAGTCCCCGTATACGTGCGTCTCCGGTGGTGCGTactggtcttcttgccagtAA
- a CDS encoding uncharacterized protein (ID:PFLUO_003675-T1.cds;~source:funannotate) has translation MGVEKTILKPGNGVDFPKNGDNVAIHYTGCLYDQSKADNHYMGTKFDSSRDRGSPLASPIGVGRLIKGWDEGVPTMSLGERAILNISSDYGYGNRGFPGLIPANSRLVFDVELVSVNGKTA, from the exons ATGGGTGTCGAAAAGACTATTCTCAAGCCCGGCAACGGCGTCGATTTCCCCAAGAATGGCGACAATGTCGCTATCCACTACACGGGCTGCCTGTATGACCAGAGCAAGGCTGACAACCACTACATGGGCACCAA GTTCGACAGCTCCCGGGACCGCGGCTCCCCCCTCGCCTCCCCCATCGGTGTCGGCCGACTCATCAAGG GTTGGGACGAGGGCGTGCCGACCATGAGTCTGGGCGAGCGCGCTATTCTGAACATTAGCAG TGACTACGGCTATGGCAACCG CGGTTTCCCTGGCCTGATCCCCGCAAACTCCCGCCTGGTCTT CGATGTCGAGCTTGTCTCGGTCAACGGCAAGACCGCCTAG
- a CDS encoding uncharacterized protein (ID:PFLUO_003679-T1.cds;~source:funannotate) produces MPKRKAPSKISGLVDSDDEDIMQLTDKENLPADPEPPAKKRRGRPRISHEDAPEPKSKAGPAATKQPAKRGRPRANSRAVSVGTDGADDHQQENEDAAAQTETKTTKAGKPAATRGRGRPRTTGATKQMQTDGEFEFTPTGTRKIASNETSQTLAEPRGSRRQVSTHEVPESQREQEEYDAEDGVDETVFPDPPSASRYVTKNARARITAMRNSQDSSPRKRKLGVESEPKGGDPDLRRRLGEVTKKHDALEIKYRNLREIGIVEANSNMEKLRKQCENVTTASNQLIASLKSELEAQRTLGQQSRGFQKQLKDRDTEMARLQAQADEARNQLSSAQSEIKTLGTKLAAARNTAASLESAAKAPGSAIKGGGANRANLAATAGAAQVAQLKEDLYSDLTGLIVRDVKIRESDHLYDCIQTGVNGSLHFKLAIPMASTADYETAEFQYLPLLDPNRDRELVDILPDFLTVDITFNRQQASKFYTRVMDALTKRRSSSAQ; encoded by the exons ATGCCGAAGCGGAAAGCGCCCTCCAAGATCTCGGGACTCGtcgactcggacgacgaggacatAATGCAATTGACCGACAAGGAGAACCTTCCTGCCGACCCCGAACCCCCCGCCAAGAAGCGACGGGGTCGACCACGCATCTCGCATGAGGACGCGCCAGAGCCCAAATCCAAGGCCGGGCCGGCAGCAACTAAGCAACCCGCTAAACGAGGAAGGCCAAGAGCTAATAGCCGCGCAGTGTCAGTGGGGACTGACGGCGCCGACGACCACCAGCAAGAAAatgaagatgctgctgcCCAGACGGAGACGAAGACTACAAAGGCTGGCAAACCTGCGGCGACGCGTGGCAGAGGACGGCCTCGCACGACCGGCGCGACAAAGCAAATGCAGACCGATGGTGAATTCGAATTCACACCCACCGGTACACGAAAAATCGCTTCCAATGAAACCTCCCAGACACTGGCCGAACCCCGTGGATCACGGCGGCAGGTCTCCACGCATGAAGTGCCCGAGTCGCAGCGGGAGCAAGAGGAGTacgatgcagaagatgggGTGGACGAGACAGTTTTCCCAGATCCACCCAGTGCCAGTCGCTATGTCACCAAGAACGCTCGTGCTCGAATTACCGCTATGCGAAACTCTCAAGACTCCTCTCCTCGTAAGCGCAAGCTGGGCGTGGAGTCCGAACCCAAGGGCGGGGATCCCGACTTGCGACGGAGGTTGGGTGAAGTCACGAAAAAGCATGATGCTTTGGAGATCAAATACCGCAATCTTCGCGAAATCGGCATTGTCGAGGCAAATTCCAAcatggagaagctgcggaaGCAATGTGAGAATGTCACTACGG CATCGAATCAGTTAATTGCTTCCCTGAAATCGGAGTTGGAGGCGCAGCGAACTCTCGGACAGCAGAGCCGCGGCTTCCAAAAGCAATTAAAGGACCGCGACACGGAGATGGCACGGCTCCAGGCAcaggccgacgaggcgcgCAATCAGCTTTCTTCCGCACAGTCTGAGATCAAGACACTCGGAACAAAGCTCGCAGCGGCCCGAAACACAGCCGCGAGTCTCGAGAGCGCTGCAAAGGCTCCCGGCAGTGCTATCAAGGGTGGAGGAGCCAATCGCGCAAATTTGGCCGCCACTGCCGGAGCTGCACAGGTCGCGCAGCTCAAGGAGGATCTGTACAGCGATCTCACGGGCTTGATCGTCCGCGATGTCAAAATCCGCGAATCGGATCACCTGTATGATTGTATTCAGACCGGCGTCAATGGAT CTCTGCATTTCAAACTCGCCATTCCAATGGCCTCCACGGCTGACTACGAAACTGCGGAATTCCAGTATCTCCCTCTCTTGGATCCTAACCGGGATCGTGAATTGGTGGATATCCTGCCGGATTTCTTGACGGTAGACATTACTTTCAATCGACAGCAAGCGTCCAAGTTTTACACGAGAGTGATGGATGCATTGACCAAGCGACGATCGAGTTCGGCGCAGTGA
- a CDS encoding uncharacterized protein (ID:PFLUO_003678-T1.cds;~source:funannotate), whose protein sequence is MASAGGRRWQQFLQELVMIAGTSASAYFLIRYLLSRVDFDPESQKKEEQKRKSAAILRRLDGGDESDGDSPRRGGTKRGGRRQRRGELSLTQYEQAIAMDVVAPEDIAVSFEDIGGLDDIIDELKESVIYPLTMPHLYTSTSSLLTAPSGVLLYGPPGCGKTMLAKALAHESGACFINLHISTLTEKWYGDSNKLVNAVFSLARKLQPSIVFIDEIDAVLGTRRSGEHEASGMVKAEFMTHWDGLMSANSMGEPQRIVVLGATNRIQDIDEAILRRMPKKFPVTLPPAAQRLRILSLILKDTKVDRDYFDLHYLVKTMAGMSGSDIKEACRDAAMVPVRELIRQKKASGAQMTAVDPQEVRGLRTEDFFGRAGGIKVFPQPTPTAAKVAKDADKEEKEWSTEDETSSEADGRPTVMAEPPE, encoded by the exons ATGGCTTCAGCGGGCGGTCGCCGATGGCAACAGTTCCTGCAGGAGCTGGTCATGATTGCCGGCACA TCGGCCTCGGCATACTTCCTCATTCGTTACCTCCTGTCGCGCGTTGATTTCGATCCAGAGAgccagaagaaagaggaacaAAAGCGAAAGTCTGCTGCTATCTTGCGCAGGTtggatggcggagatgaaTCAGACGGCGACTCGCCGCGGAGAGGAGGGACAAAACGGGGAGGACGCCGACAACGTCGCGGGGAGCTCTCACTCACCCAATATGAACAAGCGATCGCTATGGACGTTGTCGCTCCGGAAGATATCGCCGTCTCGTTCGAAGACATTGGAGGCCTCGACGACATCATCGACGAATTAAAGGAGTCCGTCATCTACCCGTTGACCATGCCACATCTGTACACCTCTACATCGTCTCTTCTCACCGCGCCATCGGGCGTGTTGCTCTACGGCCCGCCGGGATGCGGCAAGACCATGCTGGCCAAGGCCCTCGCCCACGAGAGCGGAGCCTGTTTCATCAACTTGCATATCTCGACGTTGACGGAGAAGTGGTACGGTGATTCCAACAAGCTTGTCAATGCGGTATTCTCTCTTGCGCGCAAACTCCAGCCCTCGATTGTCTTCATTGACGAAATCGACGCGGTGCTCGGGACTCGGAGAAGTGGCGAGCACGAGGCCAGCGGGATGGTCAAGGCAGAATTCATGACGCACTGGGACGGTCTGATGTCCGCCAATTCAATGGGAGAGCCGCAGCGCATTGTCGTTCTTGGCGCGACCAACCGCATTCAGGATATTGACGAAGCCATCCTCCGACGAATGCCCAAGAAGTTCCCGGTTACCCTCcctccggcggcgcagcgACTTCGTATTCTCAGCCTAATCCTCAAGGACACCAAGGTCGACCGTGATTACTTTGATCTGCACTATCTGGTCAAGACAATGGCCGGTATGTCTGGTAGCGACATCAAAGAAGCGTGTCGCGATGCAGCCATGGTCCCTGTGCGGGAACTCATTCGCCAGAAGAAAGCCAGCGGCGCGCAAATGACTGCGGTTGATCCTCAGGAAGTGCGCGGTCTTCGCACAGAAGACTTTTTTGGTCGCGCTGGTGGGATCAAGGTCTTTCCGCAGCCTACGCCGACTGCAGCTaaggtggccaaggacgcGGAtaaggaagagaaggaatggagCACCGAGGATGAGACATCCTCCGAGGCCGACGGGCGACCTACAGTGATGGCTGAGCCTCCGGAGTGA
- a CDS encoding uncharacterized protein (ID:PFLUO_003673-T1.cds;~source:funannotate) codes for MVVYYQIAGKKVGSHVLSMATLGTMFAGAWLAMGGGDKPKTAQGPPISASSKDEEQFIQQFMKEVDGGEKKPSN; via the exons ATGGTCGTTTACTACCAGATTgccggcaagaaggtcgGCTCCCACGTC CTCTCCATGGCCACTCTCGGCACCATGTTCGCCGGCGCCTGGCTCGCCATGGGCGGCGGTGACAAGCCCAAGACCGCCCAAGGTCCCCCGAtcagcgcctcctccaaggatgaggagcagTTCATCCA ACAATTCATGAAGGAAGTcgatggcggcgagaagaaACCCAGCAACTAG
- a CDS encoding uncharacterized protein (ID:PFLUO_003674-T1.cds;~source:funannotate) yields MKPLPFPLALHIGTDIVHIPRIARLINRPGNYLTRFTRRILCAQEQHEFTTRFTLPPSYTSESLPSQPQRQTPTITPDMIRWLAGRFAAKEAARKATPTAGGAGSIGWKDVMVRAEQEDSERMSVKNGKSSRPEIVFLDVGGMEDRVDLTPAMPFSHHSHSGQFCPGHAQNSTEEMIQTAIAQKMHTFCLTEHMPRGKEDFYPEEIEAGNTESWHASNEAAYWTEAVRLRTKYASQIQIIIGFECDWIRPSSEDLISRSLSKFPFEFFVGSVHHTHTVPIDYDRPMYEQARQRAGGTDERLFEDYFDAQFDMLRKLRPLVVGHFDLIRLKSDDMERSFMSFPGVWTRILRNLDFIAEYGGLIELNSAAIRKGMSEPYPKAEICKEFVARGGRFCLSDDSHGIDQVGLNFHRVLDFLDKAGISSLHYLTLAEPSATATVDARFPRTQTASVSIDELKDMAFWKST; encoded by the exons ATGAAacccctccccttccccctcGCCCTCCACATCGGCACCGACATCGTACACATCCCACGAATCGCCCGCCTCATAAACCGACCCGGCAACTACCTCACGCGTTTCACGCGGCGTATCCTCTGCGCCCAAGAACAGCACGAATTCACCACCCGCTTCACGCTCCCTCCGTCCTACACCAGCGAATCCCTCccttctcaacctcaacGCCAAACTCCGACCATAACACCAGACATGATACGTTGGCTGGCTGGCCGCTTCGCTGCGAAAGAGGCCGCGCGCAAAGCTACCCCCACCGCCGGCGGAGCGGGGTCGATTGGGTGGAAGGATGTTATGGTACGGGCTGAGCAGGAGGATAGTGAGAGGATGTCCGTGAAGAACGGGAAGAGTTCGAGGCCGGAGATTGTGTTTCTTGATGTTGGGGGGATGGAGGATAGGGTGG ACCTCACACCCGCCATGCCATTCTCACACCACAGCCATTCGGGCCAGTTCTGCCCAGGACATGCCCAAAACTCAACGGAGGAGATGATCCAGACCGCCATCGCCCAAAAGATGCACACCTTCTGCCTAACCGAACATATGCCCCGCGGCAAAGAGGATTTCTACCCGGAAGAA ATCGAGGCCGGCAACACAGAATCATGGCACGCATCCAACGAAGCAGCCTACTGGACCGAAGCCGTGCGCCTGCGCACAAAATACGCCTCCCAgatccagatcatcatcggctTCGAATGCGACTGGATCCGGCCGTCGTCAGAGGACCTCATCTCGCGCTCCCTTTCCAAATTCCCCTTTGAATTCTTCGTCGGCTCCGTGCATCACACGCACACCGTGCCAATTGACTACGACAGACCCATGTACGAGCAGGCGCGGCAGCGGGCCGGGGGCACCGACGAGCGCCTGTTTGAAGATTACTTCGATGCCCAGTTCGATATGCTACGCAAGCTGCGGCCGCTCGTTGTGGGGCATTTTGACCTGATTCGCTTGAAGAGTGATGACATGGAGCGCAGCTTTATGTCCTTTCCGGGGGTTTGGACCCGGATCCTGCGGAATCTGGATTTCATTGCTGAGTACGGTGGACTCATTGAGTTGAACTCGGCTGCGATCCGGAAGGGGATGAGTGAGCCGTATCCGAAGGCGGAGATCTGTAAG GAATTTGTGGCGCGTGGTGGCCGGTTCTGTCTCTCGGACGATAGCCACGGCATTGACCAGGTCGGCTTGAATTTCCACCGCGTGCTGgacttcctcgacaaagCGGGTATCTCGTCGTTGCATTATCTGACATTGGCGGAGCCATCCGCCACAGCCACGGTTGATGCCCGGTTTCCTCGCACGCAGACGGCATCTGTTTCGATTGACGAGTTGAAGGATATGGCGTTTTGGAAGAGTACATAG
- a CDS encoding uncharacterized protein (ID:PFLUO_003680-T1.cds;~source:funannotate): protein MDRKILSLLAFAWLFVLSLTHAIAIDHLTIFDNTLDNVHDGKFLGARDLTLQQAIAKGTLLEKAMEKSGAEAQVVVSSIRNGVPLNSPFTSYSDLERWGWEEQGPDSEEEDDLYHGSLDQTFSQLGIDECQNEYVSWMQENAVQNDNGQTIQPSYGQYSNSFNGYNGLIISDDNNSPASLAPNQRRVPLENWSDVVFLQWLKSCENAGTNIDSLRYVMRWNPTNGDTQGILSRVLAGVPISRLKVGVALNKGTSGYRALLGTPNGRGAAWMLIQHKRQFGLKTIPQIMVRAVWFQNKWTLVMIQSIGNVSS, encoded by the exons ATGGACAGGAAAATTTTGTCTCTCCTGGCCTTTGCCTGGCTGTTCGTCCTTTCCCTAACACATGCGATCGCCATTGACCATCTTACCATCTTTGATAACACGCTTGACAATGTCCACGATGGCAAGTTTCTTGGAGCGCGCGACCTTACCTTGCAGCAGGCAATTGCGAAAGGTACCCTTCTTGAAAAGGCAATGGAAAAATCAGGGGCAGAAGCTCAGGTAGTTGTGAGCAGTATCCGAAACGGAGTTCCTCTGAACAGCCCGTTTACTTCATATTCGGACCTTGAGCGATGGGGCTGGGAGGAACAGGGCCCTGAttcagaggaagaggacgactTGTACCACGGTTCACTCGACCAGACATTTTCTCAGCTGGGAATTGACGAATGTCAAAATGAGTATGTTTCGTGGATGCAGGAGAACGCCGTTCAGAACGACAACGGGCAAACGATTCAG CCATCATATGGCCAATATAGCAACTCTTTCAACGGCTACAACGGCCTGATCATCTCAGACGACAACAACAGTCCCGCAAGCCTCGCGCCAAATCAACGCAGAGTTCCTCTTGAGAACTGGTCCGATGTGGTCTTCCTCCAGTGGCTGAAATCATGCGAGAATGCCGGAACCAACATCGACTCGCTTAGATATGTGATGCGATGGAACCCTACGAATGGTGACACGCAAGGAATTCTGTCTCGAGTGCTTGCCGGGGTACCCATTTCACGGCTCAAGGTTGGTGTGGCTTTGAACAAAGGCACCAGTGGCTACCGAGCTTTGCTCGGAACCCCAAACGGTCGAGGAGCGGCGTGGATGCTCATTCAACACAAGCGCCAGTTCGGGCTGAAGACGATTCCGCAGATTATGGTGCGAGCTGTCTGGTTTCAGAATAAGTGGACCTTGGTTATGATCCAGTCGATTGGCAATGTCTCTAGTTGA